In Bosea vestrisii, the following are encoded in one genomic region:
- a CDS encoding methyl-accepting chemotaxis protein produces MKKLASLWLPISNRLAILGIIIIAAAVAASVVLSIRAADSAMRERAQASLVVNSNLLRDVLTSKGEPRLEGDKLYFGPELVNGNFAAVDKVKALSGGTATVFMGDTRVSTNVQKPDGSRAVGTKLAQGPAYDSVFKDRRTYSGAADILGVPYFTIYEPIVQTSNNAVIGILYVGIKQSDFLTVIDEMIRNNIAAGLVIAAIGGALLFWLTRRMLRPLGQLKETMLKLAAGDLASEPPKLRSGDEVAAMADAVAILRQAAIEKARLETEATEQSERSDSERRSNQAERERATEQQRDHARQQEAIVRALASGLERLAQADLTCRIEDAFPAEYEQLRADFNEAVDRLSATVSTIQSTASEVGMAAREINTGADDLSKRTEEQASSLEETAATTEELAASVKASAQGARQAAAIAEEAMKAAQDGGAIAGEAVAAMARIEQASKKISDIIRVIDDIAFQTNLLALNAAVEAARAGDAGKGFAVVASEVRTLAQRSSEAAKDISGLISSSNSEVETGVKLVRRAGDSLEKILSASQKVTGTIQEISAASAEQAHGIDEMSQAVAHLDEMTQANAALAEQSAASAGALSGRIGELNTLVASFRTGSGNTLAAATGSLSAGPAARPAMRAPARPVSASPRSAGSANRGSGGDSEPERLRQLAEAAFAQSKAAPQHAPARKAANGRVSDAGWEEF; encoded by the coding sequence GTGAAGAAGCTCGCCTCGCTCTGGCTACCCATCTCGAACCGGCTCGCCATCCTCGGGATCATCATCATCGCCGCCGCAGTGGCTGCGTCGGTCGTCCTGTCGATCCGCGCTGCCGACAGCGCGATGCGCGAACGGGCTCAGGCCAGCCTGGTCGTCAACAGCAACCTGTTGCGCGATGTCCTGACGTCCAAGGGTGAACCGCGGCTCGAGGGAGACAAGCTCTATTTCGGCCCCGAGCTGGTGAACGGCAACTTCGCCGCGGTCGACAAGGTCAAGGCGCTCTCCGGCGGGACGGCGACCGTGTTCATGGGCGACACGCGTGTCTCGACCAACGTTCAGAAGCCGGACGGCTCGCGCGCGGTCGGCACCAAGTTGGCGCAGGGCCCGGCTTACGATTCCGTCTTCAAGGATCGCAGGACCTATTCCGGCGCCGCCGACATCCTCGGCGTTCCCTATTTCACCATCTACGAGCCGATCGTCCAGACGTCGAACAACGCGGTGATCGGCATTCTGTATGTCGGCATCAAGCAATCGGATTTCCTTACCGTCATCGACGAGATGATCCGCAACAACATCGCCGCAGGCCTTGTGATCGCCGCGATCGGCGGAGCATTGCTGTTCTGGCTGACACGCAGGATGCTGAGGCCGCTCGGCCAGCTCAAGGAAACGATGCTGAAGCTGGCTGCCGGCGACCTCGCCAGCGAGCCGCCGAAGCTGCGTAGCGGTGACGAGGTCGCGGCCATGGCCGATGCGGTCGCCATCCTGCGCCAGGCCGCAATCGAGAAGGCGCGGCTGGAAACCGAAGCGACGGAGCAGTCGGAACGCAGCGACTCCGAGCGCCGCAGCAACCAGGCCGAGCGTGAGCGCGCAACGGAGCAGCAGCGCGACCATGCACGGCAGCAGGAGGCGATCGTCCGCGCCCTTGCCTCTGGGCTGGAACGCCTCGCCCAGGCGGACCTGACCTGCCGGATCGAAGATGCCTTCCCGGCGGAGTACGAGCAGCTGCGCGCCGATTTCAACGAAGCCGTTGATCGCCTTTCCGCGACGGTCTCGACGATCCAGTCGACCGCTTCGGAGGTCGGCATGGCAGCGCGCGAGATCAACACGGGCGCCGACGACCTATCGAAGCGGACCGAGGAGCAGGCATCGTCTCTGGAGGAGACCGCGGCGACAACGGAAGAACTGGCAGCCTCGGTGAAGGCTTCGGCGCAAGGCGCCCGCCAGGCCGCGGCGATCGCCGAGGAGGCGATGAAGGCGGCGCAGGACGGCGGCGCCATCGCCGGCGAAGCGGTTGCGGCCATGGCCCGGATCGAGCAGGCCTCGAAGAAGATTTCCGACATCATCCGCGTGATCGACGACATCGCCTTCCAGACCAACCTGCTGGCGCTCAACGCGGCGGTCGAGGCCGCCCGCGCTGGCGACGCCGGCAAGGGCTTCGCCGTCGTCGCCAGCGAAGTCCGCACGCTCGCCCAGCGCTCCAGCGAGGCGGCCAAGGACATTTCCGGTTTGATCTCCTCCTCGAACAGTGAGGTCGAGACCGGCGTCAAGCTGGTCCGCCGGGCCGGCGACTCGCTGGAGAAGATCCTGTCGGCCTCGCAGAAGGTCACCGGCACGATCCAGGAGATCTCTGCGGCCTCGGCCGAGCAGGCGCATGGCATCGACGAGATGAGCCAGGCGGTCGCCCATCTCGACGAGATGACACAGGCCAACGCAGCACTCGCCGAACAGAGCGCCGCCTCCGCTGGCGCACTCTCCGGCCGGATCGGCGAACTCAACACACTGGTCGCGAGCTTCCGCACGGGGAGCGGCAACACCCTTGCCGCGGCGACCGGATCGCTTTCCGCCGGCCCTGCGGCCCGCCCAGCAATGCGAGCGCCCGCACGCCCTGTCAGCGCCTCGCCACGATCGGCCGGCTCGGCCAACCGCGGTAGCGGTGGCGACTCCGAGCCCGAACGGCTGCGCCAGCTCGCCGAAGCCGCCTTCGCCCAGAGCAAGGCCGCTCCGCAACACGCACCAGCCCGCAAGGCGGCCAACGGCCGCGTCAGCGATGCCGGGTGGGAGGAGTTCTGA